The segment GGTCCAATAAATTTATCAGGATTCCACCAAAATGATGGGCATGATGTCGAGCAACATGCACACATAATACATTCGTACAAACCATCTAACTGCGCGCGATCTTCTGGCGCTTGTAGGTTTTCACGTGCCGGTGGTACTGCTCCATCATCAATTAAGAAAGGTTTTACTTTTGCGTAATTGGTGTAGAACTGTTCCATGTCGATAATAAGATCACGAACAACTGGTAAACCCGGTAAAGGGCGGATAACAATCGTGCTCTTATCCATTAAAGCTGATAATGGTGTAATACACGCTAAACCATTTTTACCGTTCATATTAATGCCATCAGAACCACACACACCCTCACGACATGAACGACGGAAAGACAGCGTAGAATCTTGCTCTTTTAACAGAATAAGTGCATCAAGCACCATCATGTCTGAGCCTTCTGGCACTTCTAAGGTATACCCTTTCATGTGTGGTGCATTATCCACATCAGGGTTATAGCGATATATTGAGAAGTTGAGTTTCATCTTATCTATCCTCCCTTAGTAAGTACGTGCTTTCGGCGGGAAAGCTTCACGATGAACTGGCGACATATTTACATCACGCTTAGACATAGCTTCTGTCTCAGGATTGTAAATAGAGTGGCATAACCAATTAGCATCATCACGTTCAGGGAAGTCGAAACGAGCATGAGCACCACGACTTTCAGTACGGTAGTTAGCCGCTACTGCCGTTGCCATTGCTGTTTCCATTAAGTTTTCAAGCTCTAAGCATTCAATACGTTGTGTATTAAACTCAGAAGAAGTGTCATCTAAACGCGCATGCTTTAAACGTTCACGAATTTCTTTTAGCTCTGTAAGACCCGTTGCCATCGCATCACCTTCACGGAAAACCGAGAAGTTGTTTTGCATACAACTTTGAAGATCTTTACGAATTTGAACAGGATCTTCACCTTTTTGCGTAGTGTTCCAACGGTTAACACGAGCTAAAGAGGCTTCTATATCAGAATCTGTAGCAGGACGAGCTTCTGTTTGTGCAGCCAACGTTTCACCTAGATGTAAACCCGTTGCACGACCGAAGACGACCAGATCAAGTAATGAGTTACCACCTAAAC is part of the Photobacterium angustum genome and harbors:
- a CDS encoding succinate dehydrogenase iron-sulfur subunit, with product MKLNFSIYRYNPDVDNAPHMKGYTLEVPEGSDMMVLDALILLKEQDSTLSFRRSCREGVCGSDGINMNGKNGLACITPLSALMDKSTIVIRPLPGLPVVRDLIIDMEQFYTNYAKVKPFLIDDGAVPPARENLQAPEDRAQLDGLYECIMCACCSTSCPSFWWNPDKFIGPAGLLAAYRWLIDSRDTATDERLSNLDDAFSVFRCHGIMNCVNVCPKGLNPTKAIGHIKSMLLKRAV